TTAGCAGCAGGAATACATAAGGTTTGTAGTCAAAGCCTTTTAGTGTGAGCCCGTAAAAGCTCTCCAGTTTCTGATCCAGTGCTTTATAAATTACCCATAGCGGGATGATCGTGGTAAATATATTGATCAGGTTTTTACCCACCTTTTTTGCCCAGTAGTGCAGTTGGTAGCTTAGCTCCTGATTGACGAGTATCTCATGATAATGGAAGGCAGCATCCAAAGCCAAAATAGCCAACACTGATGCACTTTTGATCCAGAAAACCTTGTTGCTGAGCAGTGACCGGTTCTTTTTGAAGCTTACCATGATCAGTACCGCCGAATAGTAGGCAAAGCCATAGAAAAGGAAGTAATAGAGTATCCTTATGTTGCTGCCGTGGTAACTGTCTATAACCGAGTCTTCAAAGTCGAAGTAGTAATTGAAAATGAGCGAAAAAGTGAGGAATAAGGCAATTGCGCTGTAATAGCCCGGGCTAAAATCTTCCCTGAGGTGGCCTTTCAGATAATGAAGTATCTTTTTCAAGGTTGTAACTTACAAGGTAAAGAGCGCTTCATACACTT
This region of Fulvivirga ulvae genomic DNA includes:
- a CDS encoding CPBP family intramembrane glutamic endopeptidase, whose protein sequence is MKKILHYLKGHLREDFSPGYYSAIALFLTFSLIFNYYFDFEDSVIDSYHGSNIRILYYFLFYGFAYYSAVLIMVSFKKNRSLLSNKVFWIKSASVLAILALDAAFHYHEILVNQELSYQLHYWAKKVGKNLINIFTTIIPLWVIYKALDQKLESFYGLTLKGFDYKPYVFLLLIMVPLLIAASFIDNFSNFYPIYKANPSPAYLGVPEWVPAIIYELAYGWNFLTIELVFRGFMILGLASLMGRNVVIPMVVTYCFLHFGKPEGEAISSIFGGYILGVIAYESRSILGGVIIHVGVAWLMELFAWLQQALFKS